The Anas acuta chromosome 2, bAnaAcu1.1, whole genome shotgun sequence genomic interval GGTATAAATTATTTGCCTGCATCAAAGCATTAAATAAGATCCATaggatttaaatatttaaattgtctGCTAAGATACGTCCTTTTAATATGAAGATAAGTGTAATGCTGTTACATAAGGAAGTCTTTGGCAGCACTTTTTTTAGGCTGATTGtttattgaacttcatgacAAATTCTGTATGACAGTGAAATCTGGATAAGGAAAGGTGGCCTGTGAAATGTAACATCTCTCTGGAAAGTAATGCcatattttgtatatgtatttatttatatattttatataaatattttatatatttatataaatatataatatattctTATATGTGTCACTATAAATGTTTGATGTCACTGTAGAAAAAAGAACCAGCAACACTGTAATTTCCTGTTGGGTTGGGAATTCGATGGAGAGTGATAGCAGTACTCTcatgcagctttccagccattGGAAACAGTGATTGTGCTGATGGAGGGGAGACCATGGAGTCAAGTAGCCTGTTCCTCTCCCACCCTGTGAGTTACAGCCACCTGTATTTCCTGCAATGGCATATGTCTTGAAATTTTATTGTGGAAAGATTTGGATATGCAGCTTGCAGGATCGAGGTGGCTGATCACTATAAATCAAACGTTTAATGCCTTACCCTGAAATGTAGCCCTGTGTGTATTCTGTGCATATTCCTAATTTATATCTAATGAAATAGGTTCACATtgttaaaactgaaattttaaaccTAAAAGTAATAAGAAAAAGCGTATGTGAGGTGGTGCTTAGTTCAGGTTGATACAGACTTCCTGACAGATAGTTACAGAAAGCTTTGTGAGTTGAAGATTTATTGCAATATTTTTACTGCTAATGCAAATGTAATGCCTGCAAATATTTGTtggcaaattaaaataaataaatgctgacttttttttttaattgtacaCCAGTTTATTTCAAATAGTTTCACATggggaataaaattatatattatttatatatttcatttatatttatatatatatttgggcACATAATATGCAAAAACTAACATCGGGGTCACAAAAGCAGGTTATgagtatttcacattttttttccttcgcTATCTCATGAGccttttcataaaagaaaatgacctcTCACCAAGGAGGTGGACAGCTGCCTTCCAAACTACATTTGGGAAATCAAGAAATGTTTTAACAGGCTATGGCAGCATTTctgatttgtgtttttcattaaaattatagctctttattaaaaatcaagGAAGACGTGTTGTCTGGTATTGGTCCTTAAGTTAGTTTGTCATGCTTCTTCTCAAtagatgtctttaaaaatagcaaatgttTCTTACCTGTGATTTAAAGCTCCTCCGTATTCAGAAGCTCCCTGTTATGGACACTTCCTTTGTGCATCTGATGTTCCTGGCAACTGGTATTCTTGGTATGAAATGCAAACTAACTATATTTCCCCAtgtaagaaacaaacagaattaaGAGGatcagcagtgattttttttctttccttttttttttttaaacatacctACTTCTATGAAGACAAGGGCTCAATTCATCAGACAAACTGCATGTcattcaaagatttttttcgTGGCTATCGCATTCAAACTGCgattcaaataaattatttgtggGCTACGTTCAAGCAGCAGAATATGTGCAGCATGAAGCAAATGTATGGGTCAGTACCAGTTCAGAAGATCTCTCCTTGCACACGCAGATTAGAAATGTTCCCTGTTAAGCGCTACAGTGAGTGGAGGACTTCAGTTTTAGTGACAAATGGAACTTAAGTATTAGAAAGATACCTGCTGTTTTGGTGCCTTTGCTGCCTTCAGCTCaggtggtgtgtttttgtttttttttttttttcaagtaaacaTTTGACAGCATTTTTCTTAACAAGCTCTTTCAAGAATCTTAGGCAATCCAGGTGAACATTGTGAAGTCTCACAAAAATTCTTGTAACTTAGTTCACATTATTGACATGTTAAATATTTGCACAGGAGGGCACTACAAAAGCTTAATGTATGTACTGCAAAACTCGCCAATTTCTTTTTGAGAATACTTCATCCCTAGATGCTACATGGATGCCTTACGTAGCCCATATTTGTGTGGTATTTGTTTTAACCAGAGTAGTAGTTGCATAAATCCCTTTAATTGACAAGAATGCAAGTTaaagctgcctgcaggcagaaACACTATCTTTCAAACTGATTGAGAAAGTTCCCTTTAGTAGATCTACTGTGCTATAGTCTTTTGACCTCAGAATATTCTTTTCCACCTTTATGGCATGCATGCTCTTCAGGGAATAATGGTAGCTATTTGTGCACAGGGGAAAGCACCATAACTCTTTATTGAACTGAGCCGTTAATTAAAGTAATGGTTTTACAAATCTTTTAGGAAATCATTTTTTGGTATCTGTAGATACTCTCTAAAACTGAGTAATCAAGGATGACTCCACAGAGATTTTACATATTAGCGATACAAATTAAATTATGAAAAGTGCTTAGAAAATTTTGTGGGTGTCAATGCATATTAGTAttcaaaatcaaatatttatatgGGTAGCTATTTAGTATGTGGCCCTGCTGTGCCTTTAGAAAGGaccccccttttttcttttttttcctttttcttttttttttttttttctcctgcacagTCCAAAAATAAGATCCAATAACGGATATTCGTGTATTCTAAGGGCAAGCTTTTTGTCGTCAGTATCAGTAACATCTTCATCTGTGAGTATGCAGAATTCATTCTGTTTAAGGATTTtagaatttttgttttggtaggtTAGTGTCTGCAGTTCTAACACATGAGATCGTTTGAATTACACAATACATCAGTTGAGAAAATACTACATCTTTCTctgctaaaaagaaaatttcccaGCTAAATGGTAAGTAGCACAGGTTTCTTGTTCACCAGaagctcattttattttttttctgtattttatgttGTATTATTTCTTCCAGTTCAGCTTTTGCAGCTGTAGAAACATaaacctttgcttttgtttttgccctatatattcaaaaatgtaaatgacTTCAAGGTTGAAAGttacagctggggaaaaaaaaaatcagagaccAGGTATTAGGAGAGGCAAAGGATAATGTTGCAAATCTCAGTTTATCCTTGCAGAATGCTTGTCCTTCTGTAGTATGTATCCTGGCTTTCCACTTCTGCTGACATATCCAAATTCCTTGAGAGCCTTTCTCTGTCATAGCTAATTTCACCCCACTGCTTTCTCCATGAGtggtgatggaaaaaaataaaggcagcaaaGTTATTGCTACAGAGAGCAGCTGAGATTTCCACTAGAAAAATCTgtcaagctgaaaaaaatgtcattgagGACTGCTTCCCACAGCCATGTGCAGTAAGAGCTTCCAAAAGTGGGGCAGTGAAGAAGTTTGGTTACAAGTACCAGGCTGAGGGTACATTTCTCTCACTTCCTGCAATTGGAGAACAGAGGTTATTTTTGCCTGCTTAGGCCACCCAGAGAATATTCAAGGTGAAGGCATGTTTCCTATGTCTGCTACATATCACATAACTTGCACCCAGTAAAAAAGACCTAATTGACTGAGCTTGAAAGTTGATTATCACTTTATCACAGGGGTGCCACATGCAACCTTCAGCCCTCAGATCTTGCCATATATTTCCTCAGCTGCACCAGTGGCATGCTTCTTTCTCTAGTCCCTTGCTGGATCCAAATGGTgacagctcagctgctgaagcagcaaTAAACAGAAGATGCAGACCATGAGAAAATATAGAAGAAGACTATGATATAGCTTGCATTTGCTCCTGGACTCCAAAGACATCCCTCACAAAGATACTTTCCCAAGCAACCTCAACAGCTATATATCATCAAACTACAAAGCACCATCggtgacagaaaaagaaataatcacaCATCATCACCAGCATAATTATGCAATTAAAATCTCAGTGTAGGCACAAACGGACTGTTCTTTGTTAGCTTAACAGCAGTTGGAGGAGATTCTGTGCAGGAGGTTCTATGTTGGGCATCTGCAGCAGGGCGCTCTGCCAGAATAGCTGTTCCTGCTGGCCAGGCACCCTCCCTACAGGGAAGCATGGTTcataaaaaagcagcaaggagcCAGGCATGTGCACAGCCTTGCCTTCTGCTGAGTGCCCTCACTTCTGCTGAGATACCCCTACTGCCACTCAGAGGTGATAATCTACCACTGAGTCTCAAATGGAGAGCAGAAAgttttgcaaaatgaaacacaCAAGATCTGGAATGGGCTAAATTTAGATTTGTTCATTTGACCCTATTTCTACATTCACGAACAAGCTTGTTCCTGCATCAGTCCTGCAGTATGTTGCTCCTTTCCCTGGGCCCTTGCAGTAGCATACTTGCAGGTAGATTTTGCACCCTGGTGCAGGtcaagggaagaggaaaggagagaaaataaaataaagctattgTTGACAGACCTATCATCAGAGCTGTTTTCATTAATCAGAAAGCAAGTGCTGGTATCTCTGGACTCCTGCTGTAATTTCTGGTAATACAATACTAACTAGCTGCATTCCTGTAAGACCCACCCCTTCTTTGTCCCACTACCTCTTTACTTAGATGTGACTTGATAATATGTGGTGACACATCAGTAAGAGAATTCCTCTATTTTCCTCCACCATGCTACTGTGCTATTCACTCTATACCATCTACACAAATCTTCAAGAAGGCAAATGTGCCAAACACAATTAAGTGCTGGATAAGGTTCATAAACCACACTTTCCTGTGCATTCTGAGTCCCTGTCTGATTTTCAGTGCAACATCCAAGAAGTGTATAAACATAAAATGTTAGTAAATAAAAAGCCCGGGACCTGTCtttctccccaccaccccctcccagtgctAACCAACACAGATGTGTCTCCACTGCACCCCAAAATGGTGAGCAGAACAGACTCAGTATGAGCAGAGCCCAAAACCAAATAGGTTGTCTTCAAAAAAGAGAGTAGAAAATAAAGTGCAGAGAGCACTGACCTCATTTCTTTGCTATGAGCATTTTCCAGTTGGCAGTAGgccaggggcaggaggaggcatGGCTGGAACAAACCCTGCTGCAACAAACCTGGCAGGGTTTTGGCAGCAGAAAGCACAAACTACGTAGTGTTCTCAGATAACATGAACCAAACACACAGATGCTTACCTTATACCTTCCCACcagttaatttatttcaggTTGGGTAGGAGTAGTGCAAGAAGGTGTGAAGGCAGGGAGCTGAAATTACAAAGAGTATTATATTCCCTTTGCAAATCCAGGTACACTCCAGGTGACCTGAACTGCTCAGAACATCCTGCAGCACCTTCCCTGTTTCCCCACATAGTCCTACCAGGCTGAGCTTGCTAGCACAAGTGTGACTGGGCGCATGCTGGAGGCAGGATGACACATgccaaaacacaaacagaaaaaaaaaaaaaagtaatgataaataaataaacaaataataattaaaaaaaaaaaaagagagagagaatttacagacttttgattttttttttttttcatcctattACTGAAGCTGATCATAAAAATTGGGACAAATCACAATGCATGGCACCTATGGTCTAAATGTAGGCCAAGCTCCTGGCAGCACTCTGACAGGGGAGATGTAATTTACCTTCTTTGCCTGCTTGCATTAGTCCTAATCCCAGTATACTGAAGAGTCTGGCCCAAGTCAGACCGCCCAGCCTAGAGAAGCTCAACAGAAATCTGTCCTGGTGAGTCCTGGCAAGATGTCACACAAGGCCAGATTGCAGATAAGGAGACACCCATTCCCTGTTGCTTTCAGTGTGATAAAAGGAACTAAACTCCCCTAAGAAACTGGTCTGTCATGCCTGAATGCTGTACAAGGCAGCTTTCACTTCTGATGCTTAACTGGAAAGGAAACAGTTTCCTAAAACCTTTCCCTGTTAAAAACTCTAATTTCTTGCAGCTAGGATGTGAACCTGCCACCCTGCAAACATTAGAAGTAGCTGTCCACTGGATTGCTATactataaatatacaaatatatgcaaatatattagTGTactaataatatttattaatacgATAAACATTTCCTCTATATATTAAAATCCCAACATAAAGAACCAATTTCTGCTGTTTAGAGATCAACACTACACAAAGTTGATGGGGTGAGAACAGAATAGGGTCAGAGTGCTCTTGTGTGCTACAGCTGTGAGTATAcaattttccctcctttcctcacCATTTTCCCCTAGCAAAGCCATATGACCATTGTTCATTGCTGTGGGTGTGCTTTGTGGAAGGATTCTCAGGTTTTGCTTAAATTCGTTgattcttcattattttcatacaGTGATTGCCAAACATTTTGACGTAGTGAATATAGTTTTACAATGAAGTTTAGCAGGGTCCCACTGTAGTTCATTATAGGGAGGTTAcatttgtaattatttataATGTCAATGCCATCAACAGCTTTTGCAATGTTTTCCTGGGAAGATCTCAACACATTCTACAATGCAATGCAGTAGCATATCCATACTTTCAAATCTGGGGCAGTTTAAAGAGTATTTACTAGACCCCAATAGTATCAACACTGACATATAAATACTGCCAACACATTCAATAACTACAGTGTGGTGCCACTGAAATGTAATACTCAGAGAAGAGATTTCCATGCTTTAGCTTCACTGTTTCTGCAAGCAACTTCCCTCtctcattttaaaaccaaagcTCATGCCAAGAAACTGctggagtttttttttgtttttttttttttcctaagtttcCTCCCAgtcaagcttttaaaaatgcccCTCTGGTCCTTTTCTCAGGCAGAGTTGGTGCAGCCATTTTCCACCTTTGGGGCATGCTAATTCCCACACCAGTTTcttcatggaaaacaaaacaaaacaaacaacaacaacaacaacaacaacaaaacaacaaaacacaacaacattTTGAAGCAGGCAAGGCAGTCGCTTGCTTCCCTCTCTTACCCTGCAGCCactaaataaacagaagaaaaaattgggagagggagagggactgCATCCTAAGCACAAGGGAccctcttctctgctttcagcaaaaaaaaagtaaggttGGGCTTTTTCTCAGCCACCCTTTTATAACGTCTGACTTTCCATGCAAGAAATTGTTCTTTCCAATCTCTCTGTTATCTTTTAAACACACTAATATTACTGTGTTGGGCTTTCAAGTTGAAAAAGTCATACAGCTTTCCTATCCAGCAAACCTTTTAATAAATTTGCTTAGGGGCTGCTGCTTTGCCCAAAACAAAGGCTTGCAAAGCACAGCCAGGATtggaaaggacagaagaaagggaatggggagaggaagagcaaaagaagaaaatctattGAGGAAAGATGGAGCTGGGAGCTCAGGAGGCAGATTTAGAAGGGCTGTGTTTCCCTATACTCTCCcaccccctgcctgctgtcCATTGTTCCCTGTCCGCTCTCTCCAGGGAGTTGGTACTTAAGAGCTCCTTAcgccagaggttggactcgatgatcttgaggtctcttccaacctagacaaatctgtgattctgtgattaagtgtgctgtgctgcagaaacACGCAGAACAAAAGAGACTGGGACTGTGTAGACGAAATTATTTAAtagcttattttaaataacatgaCGATGTCAACATGTGAACAATTTACACCTGTGGCACAGAATATCCTGTTGTTCTGCTATATGTCCTGTGCATACgtgtggaaaaagaaacaaatactgtCCCATCATGAGCTTCAGTATATAATCAAGGTTtagactttcttttttaagaaacagtttGACATTGAAACAGAGCAATgatatataaacaaaacaagttttaaataaGTTCCTAACCATGTTCTCTactgaaagctattttttaaaaatcacttttacaTCTATAAATATATAGTACAAAAATGCAAGTTTACAAGCCATTTTTCCCAAAAAGATTTATGCCACTTGAAGTTTTAAGTAGCAACATTTCTCCAACATGACACATGCATTTAAGAGCAATAATATTAAGTATTTACACATAAAGTTATGAAGTGTTTGGGAATATAAATTAGTAACAAGACACTGACAAAAATACACTcactataaaataaataattcaacgGCTTTACATATGAGGGTATCTATAATATTATACAAACATAATATACAAGACTGTAGGACTTGATCTTGCAGTTGCTCATATCTGTCACTTGAGCATCAGAGTAATGCCAGCACAGTAAAAAAGCTGCTTTATGTGGCTACCTGTATGCTGAAAATCAGGTGCCCATAATTAGCTTACTGGAATGGATCCTGACTGAAACGGTTCCTGATGAGAACAAGCTCCACAGAAAACCTGGTGTGAATGAACATGTGTAGTTTTATTCTTGTGAGCTGAGATATTGTTGGCATTCAGGGTCTCCTTTCACTTCTGGAGATCCAggaatttttcttccagtttttggATAGAcacaccagcacccagcagacTCTCCATCTAGTGAAGTCTCACACTAGgattattaggaaaaaaaaaagaataagtaaTTGAGAAAACTCACTATGGGATGCTACAAGTAGAGCTGTAGAACTAGGACTGGAAACTCAGGAAATGCCACACATGGACTCGTTCTGAACGTAGTAATCCTTGCTCTGACATAGCCCCTAACCAGAATTGGTTGGGGAGCTTTGATCCAAGCTCAGCTACCATAAGAGCAACAACAAATGTAAAACAGTTTGCCCAATTCTTGATAAACAATAGTATAAAACAGCCATATCTTCAGTAAGAAactgaaggaaagcagaataTACAAGCTAGAGAGATGAAAGCAATGGCTTGATGGCCTGACGCTTCATGCACAGAAGGAAATAGGATTCTTTCTTGGGATAGGGGGGAGTTAGATTTCTGTTCATGCCTGGTTAGATCCCAGGTCACAGCGAGTCACATGTTCATGCCATGCTCTAAAACAAGGAGTCTCAGTGACACAGATTTATGCAGACCTACTAAATTTGTGTGCATGACCTGTGgttattttttgtacttttagAAGGCTAATGTTGCTCCAGAGAGTTTTGTCActgcaaatgtattttactgTGAGAGCTGAGAACCTCCTATTTCCATAGTGATTTTTACATATACAATGAACAATGCAGGCAATGTGGTGGATATTATGCATTAACATTGACTGTGAATATGCTAACAAATTAGTTACATGAAGCTTGACTTGGCCTGGGAACAGACAGAGTTAAAAGATCTTAGAGAAGGCTTTGCATACACCTGTTCTGTGAATGGAGAAGACTCCTGCCTCCATTTTTATCAGCCCAGAGCATGCGGCTCACTTTTAAGAGAAAGACAAACCATCTGTTCCTACTACAAAGTATCCCTGTTTTCACGACattttccagcagctgcaaaCTTGTGAGCTGGAGAGCAGAGGGCTATGAAAGGGCTATGTCAGACTACACGCAGCACTGCTGTgagcagacaggaaaaaagcacGTACCTGTTTACTGTGGTAAAATCCATTCTTGTTGCAGTTGGGCAAATAGAATTTGTAAATGTCCCCTTCTCTTCTTTGCTGAGCCTTTGCCAATTTATACAGGGCTCTGTAGAGCTCCTTCTGACAAGGTCCCTGCAGgaatatcatttaaaaattgtcAGTACTGAAATCACAAAGAatccaaccaaaaaaaaaaaaattgtgatcGGtatagaagtagaaaaaaattgaaaataattattagtCATACAGTCTGCACTAGGCTGCTTTGCATGTAGTTTCTACATGTTTCAATAGGAGCACAGCCAGAAAACCCTGATGTTCCATTTAggcctttgtttttattctttgaagtattttctgTCCTCAGAAACATGAGGATTTAAGTCCTTAAATTGCCACACAAGGAAATTTAACCTGTACTGAGTAAACACATTACTGCTCAGAGGGTACAATATCTCCTATTATGGGGAGGTGCGTGTCAGGAGGCTGGTGTACGTGAGGCTGGCCACGTTTTCTGGGTTGCCATGGTCTGGGTTGTTCTGTTGATGTATGGAGAATAGGTGCAAGACATATATAGACAGTACAAGAGCAAACATCTGAACGTTTGTTATCTTTTGTACAGGACATGGCCGTCACCAAAGCAGAGTGTAGAGCACTTGCTGTGGCTCCAAGACCCAGACTCAAAGTACCAGGAACTGGGAGTGAAAAACTGTTTGCCTGTCtctcttttccagctttttgaAGTCACAACTACTACTTCATTAATAGTGCCTAATATGTTAAAAGGAATGAAAGGGGAGGAGAAGTgactgaacaaatatttttattgggAGCGAAAATAATCTCTTCTTCACATAAGCAGTACTATTCAAGTCAATGGGTTTATCTGTAGTTCTAggtcagaaaagcagaagcctAAAAATCAGAATTGGATCTAACAGCACTTAAGCATAGTCCAAACTAAATCAGTGCTTAAATTCTGCTCTGGGTGTGGAGTGAGTCTTCCCACATTTCTGGGATGGGAAGTGGGGGCTATGTATTTGTTATTGTTtggctggtgtttttttttttttttttttttggggggggggggtgtagCTGAGGGGTGCGTGAGGGCTAGAGAGAGAGAGCATTATGAAAGTGGGCTTTCCGTTGTGCACAATCCTAATTCAACTTCATGCCGCCGGGGCGCGGGTTTACACCGGCTGCCTGAGACTACTCTAACTGTGGTTCTTTGGTGCCCTCAAGTGGCACCAGAACCTACTTGCTCACATCCCACGTGCCCACCAACCACTGCAATTTTGCAGTGCTGAAGGTAAAAGTGAAGTTTAATTGCTgagctttctgtctttttatgtGCACCTACTTGCTAGTGTTTCCTTGTgaaattaataaatgttttggtTTGCACTGGTGTCTTATCAATGTTTCTATGTAAGTATTCCCTTTTTACTTCACTGGACTTCACTGGACCAGGCacaaatatattatatatttttaaattaaaacaagaaagaattCTAAGATTGTAATATGGGTTTCTGGAAATTAAGGAACTATGTAATAATCTGATATTAATTGCAGAGCAAGATTTAGCCTCTACAAGGACTCTGTATAGGACAGATCTGATGCACACCTGTTTTTATAGCTCCTGCCATTTTGCCTGTTCCTCAGGCATCTGACAAAGGCATTCCAAAAGAAGTCTGTTCACTAGCTATCCAAAATGCCAACATTTTGATGTTGATGTTGGAGTTTCATGCACATTTTCAATTTGTATTCAGAATCAGTAACTTCTACTGAAGTGGTCTATAAAAAGcttgcaaatgaaaacaaaaacaacaaaaacaacaacaacaacaaaccctACCTGCTCTTTCCACTTCTTTAGTTCAGATATTCtctttgctttcatgttttcataTGCAGTGATGGCATTCCAGGGGATGGATTTGTCCTGGCCTATGGGAAACATCATCTGATAGTTCAGCATCTGATCCTGTGTCATTTCAGTGCTTTCTAAAGGTATATCCTCAGGTTCAATAGAGTCTGGAAATGAATGATATTTAAGTGagataaggaaaaagaaggagaatCAAAACCACCAACTAAAACATATAATGTCTAAGACAGATCCACTTCACTAGCTCTTGAAAGAAGCTAGTGTTTAATTTACATTAAACATTTTGTTGTAAATTCATATAAGGACACATGAGCTGTTCTATAAAAAGCTGgttattttataaatacttgGAATCACACTAATACAAAAGATTAAGCTCCAGCTAGTCTgttagaaatttaaaaaaattattgacCACAGTGGGTTGTAGTCACTTTGTTAAGCGAGTAAAGACTGCAGTGAAACTTGTAATGGATTTAGACTTTTAACAGCATGATGTGTTTCAGTTCTTATTTAGGAGATGAATTAGTCCAGACCTGATCCATAACATCTTGTACTTTGTTCTGTGGCTTGCCTCACAGAGGGCTAGAAATTCACAAGATATGGCAGAAgctcatggtggcctgcagtGGAACAAATAGCTAGGGAGTGGAAGAAGCTGTTTGGATCTCCCTGAGCATGACCCACGTGCCCATGCCAAACTTAGTGTGTGAACTCTTCCACTAGAAGCAAAAGTTCCTTCTCTTAGCAGAAACTCATCATGGGATAAAAGTTTTACATGTGTAAATAACTTGCTGGGTCAAGGCTGTAAATAATTatccaatggaaaaaaaaaaaaaaaaaaggaagagaaagattgaggagggaatggaaaaaaagaataaaaacaaagagtgaataaaaacaaatattatagCTTTTTAACTGATGGAGGTTTAAACACTCAGTTTAGTCACTGTTCTCTCCACTCCCCACCTCCTCAAGTACAAGAGAAATTCAATTTACTACCACCAGTGACCATTGTTATTTTGAGTCAATCATGATTATTTCTGTAATGCCTACTGAGTTACCTTCATCACCACTGCATGAACATAGCAGCAATGATGGTGAGAATGTtaataaacagtaaaaataataataaacactgaaaaataataataaacactgaaaaagtttTGGGTCATTATCATTTGGCATAAGATGCTTGATACAGCTTTTTGCTCAAAGAAATTTGGTTAGCAATGCACTATTTAATAtacttttcattctgaaaatgaaCCCAAATGCAATGCCTGCTTAGgtcttttcattctctctcaAGACTTTTGGAGCTGGCCATCAACAATGTCTAGAAAACTTTTGTTGCACTCTAGTTGCTATTTACTATTAAAGCAGAACAGTCTCTAGAGTCCCAGAAACCTCACACTGATTAGCCTGCATCGTCCCATTGAAACACTTCATCTTCTTGCCTGTGGCATAAAAGCCTGCTTTGCCTGCCTCGCACTGATCTGAGCATGTTCTCCTTGAAAACGCTGCCTGCCTTTCCTGTTTCTCTAGCAAGTGCCTAACTttgtccacttttttttttttttttttttttttctttcttcccccagGCTTGTGActtccagcacctgcagcctTTCCCCCTGAGCACAAAGCACATCCCTCCTGGAAAGACCTCGTTCCCTCGGCCGGCcggggaggagcggggccgCGACCGCGCCGTACCTGTCAGCTCCGCCGCGCGCATCCCTCCGGCCTCGCTGGCGGGCAGGCACGTCCCGTGCCCCCGGATGAGGGCGGAGAGGGGCCGGGGCTCTCCCGCAGGGACGTGACAGCGGAGCCCTTGGCGGCAGCGGGCCGTGTACACCCCGCACGGCTGGCCCGGCCCGAGGGCGCAGGTCTGGCAGCAGCCGCAGCCGGGCTGCCGAGCAGCCTCCGGGCAGCCGGGCGCGACGGGCGGGCAGAGGGCGAGCTTCTCCTGGGTGCACGGGGCGCAGTGCACGGGCTGCAGGGCCACTCCGGCGGCGAGGCGAGGGCCCAGGAGCgccggca includes:
- the IGFBP1 gene encoding insulin-like growth factor-binding protein 1 — translated: MSSLRALLHRCWLPSLLLPALLGPRLAAGVALQPVHCAPCTQEKLALCPPVAPGCPEAARQPGCGCCQTCALGPGQPCGVYTARCRQGLRCHVPAGEPRPLSALIRGHGTCLPASEAGGMRAAELTDSIEPEDIPLESTEMTQDQMLNYQMMFPIGQDKSIPWNAITAYENMKAKRISELKKWKEQGPCQKELYRALYKLAKAQQRREGDIYKFYLPNCNKNGFYHSKQCETSLDGESAGCWCVYPKTGRKIPGSPEVKGDPECQQYLSSQE